One stretch of Methyloversatilis sp. RAC08 DNA includes these proteins:
- a CDS encoding TonB-dependent receptor domain-containing protein, which produces MVLANEAVMRLDQNTTIRLLEISGKKEERSFVELVKGALQSFSRKPRLMSVNTPYLNGSIEGTEFEVRVDDEQSSILVLEGRVVAANERGSVALKPGDQAATRAGDAPTVRTLVKPRDSVQWSLHYPPILAAGGEANSPLERAAQLLAVGRQDEAAREIDVALARDKQSGLAYALRAIIHVVRNERSLALAAAEKGVALNDTPATRIALSYSQQADFRIEAARDTLLAAVERSPDAALAWARLSELQLMLGEKHRARLSAGKAAELAPELARAQLVLGFASLAEYRDDAADVAFRRAIELDPSDPLARLGLGLARISSGELEAGRADLELAVALDPNQALLRAYLGKAYFEERRDALDDQQFDIAKSLDPFDPTAFLYDGIRKQTANRPVDALIDLEASAALNDQRAVYRSRLLLDKDQAARGTSVARVYNDLGFPDLGAVEASRSLALDPADASAHRFLSDIHQNTRRREIARVSELTQAMMLQDLNINPVQPSTSETNLNIVTSGGPAGAGFNEFTPLFQRNQAQFSASAQAGSNGTRGGEAVVSGLYDRYSFSLGALNYETDGWRRNNGLEQDVYTAFAQAALSDTLNVQAEYRHRESTEGDLAFNFNPDDFIASRRIGRKQETTRVGLRYSPAPQTHLLLSYIHGTREENLSEVIDLPPLLGTTTSTNRQRSRSKSDQVEGQLLHAMDTSNLVIGAAWNKSRRTDNVDLSIDDSILGNLLAISGQEQFPTRHPRAYAYVNLRPNPSVVWTLGASYDNFEQDSFQDRRLNPKFGVQWDVNPALRLRAAAFQVVKPALTGNRTLEPTQIAGFNQLFDDLNGTRSKRYGIGLDWRAHQQVRTGVEFTHRDMDEPLLDALAGSWITEERSEQLHRVYADWTITSRLALHTELAYDRYRSERGIATADSNLPESVVTWSVPVRLSYFAPSGWFAGLSATYVDQEVRRSLTATQASGNDQFVVVDTSIGYRLPQRRGVLSLAVKNLFDSDFRYQDDSYREFRDEPVIGPYFPERIVMARFTAGF; this is translated from the coding sequence GTGGTGCTGGCTAACGAAGCGGTGATGCGGCTGGACCAGAACACGACCATCCGTCTGCTCGAAATCAGCGGCAAGAAGGAAGAGCGGTCCTTCGTCGAGCTGGTCAAGGGCGCGCTGCAATCATTCAGCCGCAAGCCACGACTCATGTCAGTCAACACGCCCTACCTGAACGGGTCGATCGAGGGGACCGAATTCGAAGTACGGGTTGACGATGAACAATCTTCCATTCTGGTTCTGGAGGGCCGCGTCGTCGCGGCCAACGAGCGCGGCTCGGTCGCGCTCAAGCCAGGCGATCAGGCCGCGACCCGCGCGGGCGATGCGCCGACCGTGCGTACGCTTGTCAAGCCACGCGACTCAGTGCAGTGGTCGCTCCATTACCCGCCGATCCTGGCTGCAGGCGGCGAAGCGAATTCACCGCTGGAACGCGCAGCGCAGTTGCTCGCCGTCGGGCGGCAGGACGAAGCGGCGCGCGAAATCGACGTTGCACTGGCACGCGATAAGCAGTCCGGTCTTGCGTACGCGCTGCGGGCCATCATCCATGTGGTGCGCAATGAACGCAGCCTGGCGCTTGCCGCAGCCGAAAAGGGGGTGGCGCTGAACGACACTCCGGCGACGCGCATCGCGCTTTCTTACTCGCAGCAAGCGGACTTCCGCATCGAGGCGGCGCGCGACACGCTGCTTGCAGCAGTCGAGCGTTCGCCCGACGCCGCGCTGGCCTGGGCGCGTCTGAGCGAGCTGCAGCTGATGCTGGGCGAAAAGCACCGTGCGCGGCTTTCCGCAGGCAAGGCGGCGGAACTCGCCCCGGAGCTGGCCCGCGCCCAGCTCGTACTGGGTTTCGCATCGCTTGCGGAGTATCGCGATGACGCCGCCGACGTTGCCTTCCGGCGCGCCATCGAACTCGATCCGTCGGATCCTCTGGCCCGTCTGGGCCTCGGTCTGGCCCGCATCAGCAGCGGCGAACTGGAAGCCGGACGCGCCGACCTGGAGCTGGCCGTGGCGCTCGATCCGAACCAGGCATTGCTGCGCGCCTATCTGGGCAAAGCTTATTTCGAGGAGCGGCGCGACGCGCTGGACGACCAACAGTTCGACATCGCCAAGTCGCTCGACCCATTCGATCCGACAGCCTTCCTCTATGACGGTATCCGCAAGCAAACCGCAAATCGGCCGGTGGATGCGCTGATCGATCTGGAAGCGTCGGCCGCGCTCAACGATCAACGTGCCGTGTACCGCAGTCGACTGCTGCTCGACAAGGATCAGGCAGCACGCGGCACCAGCGTGGCGCGCGTCTACAACGACCTTGGGTTCCCCGACCTGGGCGCCGTTGAAGCCAGCCGATCACTGGCACTCGATCCGGCCGATGCCTCGGCCCACCGGTTCCTGTCGGACATTCACCAGAACACCCGACGGCGCGAGATTGCTCGGGTCAGCGAACTGACGCAGGCCATGATGCTGCAGGACCTGAACATCAATCCGGTCCAGCCGAGCACCAGCGAAACCAACCTCAACATCGTTACCTCGGGCGGTCCGGCCGGTGCCGGCTTCAACGAATTCACCCCGCTGTTCCAACGCAACCAGGCCCAGTTCAGCGCATCGGCGCAGGCGGGCAGCAACGGCACGCGTGGCGGTGAAGCGGTGGTTTCGGGTCTGTACGACCGCTACTCTTTCAGCCTGGGCGCACTCAATTATGAAACGGACGGCTGGCGTCGCAACAACGGGCTTGAGCAGGATGTGTACACCGCGTTTGCACAAGCTGCATTGAGCGACACGCTGAATGTGCAGGCGGAGTACCGCCACCGCGAATCGACCGAGGGCGATCTGGCCTTCAACTTCAACCCGGACGATTTCATCGCCAGCCGGCGCATCGGGCGCAAGCAGGAAACCACCCGTGTAGGCCTGCGTTACTCGCCGGCGCCGCAGACGCACTTGCTGCTGTCCTACATCCATGGCACGCGTGAAGAGAACCTGAGTGAAGTCATCGATCTGCCTCCGTTGCTTGGCACGACGACCTCGACCAACAGGCAACGCTCCCGTTCAAAGTCGGACCAGGTCGAAGGCCAGCTGCTGCATGCCATGGACACGTCGAATCTGGTCATAGGTGCCGCATGGAACAAATCGCGCCGGACCGACAACGTCGATCTGTCGATCGACGACTCGATTCTGGGCAACCTGCTGGCCATTTCGGGCCAGGAACAGTTTCCGACCCGCCACCCGCGGGCCTACGCCTATGTGAACCTTAGGCCGAACCCGTCAGTGGTCTGGACGCTGGGCGCCAGCTACGACAATTTCGAGCAGGACTCCTTTCAGGACCGGCGCCTGAACCCGAAATTCGGCGTGCAATGGGACGTGAATCCCGCGCTGCGGCTGCGCGCAGCCGCGTTCCAGGTGGTCAAGCCGGCGCTGACAGGCAATCGCACGCTCGAACCGACCCAGATTGCCGGCTTCAACCAGCTGTTCGACGACCTCAACGGCACGCGCTCGAAGCGCTACGGCATCGGGCTGGACTGGCGCGCGCATCAGCAGGTGCGCACCGGCGTGGAATTCACGCACCGCGACATGGACGAGCCGCTGCTCGATGCGCTTGCCGGCTCGTGGATAACCGAAGAACGCTCGGAACAGCTGCACCGGGTCTATGCGGACTGGACGATCACCTCGCGCCTTGCGCTGCACACCGAGCTGGCCTACGACCGCTATCGCAGCGAGCGCGGCATCGCGACCGCGGACAGCAACCTGCCGGAAAGCGTCGTGACCTGGAGCGTGCCGGTGCGCCTGAGCTATTTCGCGCCTTCTGGCTGGTTCGCCGGGCTGTCGGCGACCTATGTCGACCAGGAAGTGCGCCGTTCGCTGACCGCGACCCAGGCATCGGGCAACGACCAGTTCGTCGTTGTCGACACGTCGATCGGCTACCGGCTGCCACAGCGTCGTGGCGTGCTCAGTCTCGCCGTGAAGAACCTGTTCGACAGTGATTTCCGTTACCAGGACGACAGCTACCGCGAGTTCCGCGACGAGCCGGTCATCGGCCCGTACTTTCCGGAGCGCATCGTCATGGCCCGATTCACAGCGGGTTTCTGA
- a CDS encoding PP2C family protein-serine/threonine phosphatase: MPIQTTRFGRSRDRRSEALHREPDNRIGTAERRLSGIASFALFRNVDASIVQEAIADCEVLTLLPGMPLLHPGSLNDNVFLLLSGELGAFVSDNLTAGPAVTITPGETVGELSAIDGQPVSALVMSMTTSRVLRLPQTVFFQRLSVIPELARNLLTILAARMRRSNLVMLESQRRRLELDYLRQELDIARQLQASMLPHQRPLFPDREDIDIAALMEPASAVGGDLFDAFFLDHRQLFFCVGDVSGHGVPAALFMARVVGLMRVTAMGVREPGRLMQELNEQLCAGNDTNMFVTLFCAILEVDTGRLAYANGGHCAPLLVRHGTPSFLPLPKGALIGAIPGAAYATREIVLGSDETLLCFTDGVTEAESPDRQEFGSERLVEVVTLRAMDTLEGLIEGIRKAVADFSAPHQPEDDCTLLALRRTTRAPGAR, from the coding sequence GTGCCGATCCAGACCACGCGTTTCGGACGCTCCCGTGATCGTCGCTCCGAAGCACTGCACCGCGAACCGGACAACCGCATCGGGACCGCGGAGCGGCGTCTTTCAGGCATCGCATCTTTCGCCCTCTTCCGAAATGTCGACGCATCGATCGTCCAGGAGGCGATTGCGGACTGCGAGGTACTGACGCTGCTGCCGGGCATGCCCCTGCTGCACCCAGGTAGCTTGAACGACAACGTCTTTCTCCTGTTGTCGGGCGAACTCGGAGCGTTCGTGAGCGACAACCTGACTGCCGGGCCGGCGGTCACGATCACGCCAGGTGAGACCGTCGGCGAACTGTCCGCAATTGACGGCCAACCCGTCTCTGCGCTGGTCATGTCGATGACCACGTCGCGCGTGCTGCGTCTGCCGCAGACTGTCTTCTTTCAGCGACTGAGCGTCATTCCGGAGCTTGCCCGCAATCTGCTGACCATCCTTGCCGCGCGGATGCGCCGAAGCAATCTGGTGATGCTGGAGTCGCAACGCCGGCGACTGGAGCTCGACTATCTGCGCCAGGAACTCGACATCGCACGTCAGTTGCAGGCGAGCATGCTGCCGCATCAGCGCCCGCTGTTTCCCGACCGGGAGGACATCGATATCGCAGCGCTCATGGAACCGGCCTCCGCCGTGGGCGGCGACCTCTTCGATGCCTTTTTTCTCGACCACCGACAACTATTCTTCTGCGTCGGCGATGTCTCGGGCCATGGCGTTCCGGCTGCCCTGTTCATGGCTCGGGTAGTTGGTCTGATGAGGGTGACCGCGATGGGAGTGCGGGAGCCCGGACGCCTCATGCAGGAACTTAACGAGCAACTATGTGCCGGCAACGACACGAACATGTTCGTGACCCTCTTCTGCGCCATCCTCGAGGTGGATACGGGTCGGCTCGCATACGCCAACGGCGGGCACTGTGCACCGTTACTGGTTCGCCACGGCACGCCTTCTTTCCTGCCGCTGCCGAAAGGCGCCCTGATTGGTGCCATTCCAGGCGCAGCCTACGCGACACGGGAGATCGTGCTCGGTTCCGATGAGACGCTGCTCTGCTTCACGGACGGCGTGACGGAAGCCGAGTCCCCCGACCGGCAGGAATTCGGCAGCGAGCGTCTTGTCGAGGTGGTCACGCTACGGGCCATGGACACCCTCGAGGGCCTGATCGAGGGAATACGCAAGGCAGTCGCGGATTTCTCGGCACCGCATCAGCCCGAGGACGACTGCACGCTTCTGGCGCTGCGTCGCACCACTCGCGCACCGGGTGCTCGATGA
- a CDS encoding ATP-binding protein produces the protein MNTSAQRCPSLHSECVIRAVIDDLRIASAWLAATGSDHGLPVEQIMRLDQCLDEALANVIAHGGPAAHEHEVRLVFVTRSEGCRGEASVTVIDSGFAFDPLSVRQKPRPANLYDAEPGGLGLTMMRAFADALEYGRHSDRNHLTFKVCWDEPASGKQD, from the coding sequence ATGAATACGTCGGCGCAGCGCTGCCCCAGCCTGCATTCGGAGTGCGTCATCCGGGCTGTCATCGATGATCTTCGAATTGCGTCCGCCTGGCTCGCAGCGACAGGATCGGATCACGGCCTGCCTGTCGAACAGATCATGCGACTCGATCAGTGCCTGGACGAAGCACTAGCAAACGTAATCGCGCACGGCGGGCCGGCCGCGCATGAGCATGAGGTGCGCCTTGTTTTCGTCACTCGAAGCGAGGGCTGCCGAGGTGAAGCTTCGGTTACGGTGATCGATTCGGGGTTCGCCTTCGACCCGCTGTCGGTCCGGCAAAAACCACGCCCGGCCAATCTTTACGATGCCGAACCGGGTGGACTTGGTCTCACGATGATGCGCGCCTTCGCGGATGCGCTGGAATATGGCCGCCACTCAGATCGCAACCATCTGACTTTCAAGGTTTGCTGGGACGAGCCGGCGAGCGGAAAACAGGACTGA
- a CDS encoding STAS domain-containing protein: protein MSIEFEDVTETLRCISISGRLDVPGTDAIATRFTALAASVERRIVVDISEVSFLASMGIRALIMNAKAQQQRGGRLVLFIGGNQAVGSVLESTGIDALIPICKDMAEARVAALA from the coding sequence ATGTCCATCGAATTCGAAGACGTGACTGAAACCCTTCGGTGCATTTCGATCAGCGGTCGCCTCGACGTTCCGGGCACCGATGCGATTGCAACCCGTTTCACGGCGCTTGCTGCATCGGTCGAGCGCCGCATCGTAGTGGACATCAGCGAGGTCAGCTTTCTGGCTTCGATGGGCATTCGGGCATTGATCATGAATGCGAAGGCGCAGCAACAGCGCGGCGGGCGGCTGGTGCTGTTCATCGGCGGCAATCAGGCGGTGGGCTCGGTACTGGAAAGCACCGGCATCGACGCACTGATTCCGATCTGCAAGGACATGGCGGAAGCACGGGTTGCCGCGCTTGCCTGA
- a CDS encoding PEP-CTERM sorting domain-containing protein, translated as MDATRKAHLIHVVAAVGALLCATASPARTLSFGSVATSTAWTYSWSSAERYAIVLERLVVDSPPCGASSDWCWEEVYPDQWEQSSTALANVVVEDSVSGSPLLRVDTAWASARANTSLGSNKAYAIARDSSEFDFELLDQSGNVTYASTGSSWSRARAESSYNEPFVASGSGEATFQFAVERHAVARGPDGLISFSDPVKSFTYYRSLFGDANAEGALDVMLYRLDGAAPLLVSRETFDIGVDDGVENFSFAAQLEDGLQYAFIVSLSAFAIWDGAMDLYGTATLTGIQVQAGQSLAFSSGSLYSVTAVPEPQTWAMLIAGLMLCAGIARRRNPVG; from the coding sequence ATGGATGCAACACGAAAGGCACACCTGATTCACGTTGTGGCTGCGGTTGGCGCGTTGCTGTGCGCGACCGCATCGCCGGCCAGAACGCTCTCATTCGGTAGTGTTGCGACATCGACCGCCTGGACCTACTCATGGTCCAGCGCGGAACGTTACGCGATCGTTCTTGAAAGACTGGTTGTTGATTCGCCGCCGTGCGGCGCTTCGAGCGACTGGTGCTGGGAAGAGGTCTATCCGGATCAATGGGAACAGTCATCGACTGCGCTCGCCAACGTGGTCGTGGAGGACAGCGTCTCCGGCTCGCCCCTGCTGAGAGTTGATACGGCGTGGGCGTCGGCCCGGGCGAATACCAGCCTCGGTTCGAACAAGGCCTATGCGATTGCCCGTGACAGTTCGGAATTCGATTTCGAACTGCTCGACCAGAGTGGCAATGTGACCTACGCCAGCACCGGATCGTCCTGGTCGCGAGCGCGCGCGGAAAGCTCCTATAACGAGCCGTTCGTTGCGTCCGGGTCAGGCGAGGCGACATTCCAGTTTGCGGTTGAACGGCATGCTGTGGCGCGGGGTCCGGACGGATTGATCAGCTTCAGCGACCCGGTCAAATCCTTCACCTACTACCGATCACTTTTCGGCGACGCCAACGCAGAAGGTGCGCTTGACGTGATGCTGTACAGGCTCGACGGCGCCGCGCCGCTTCTGGTCAGCCGGGAGACTTTCGACATCGGAGTCGATGATGGTGTCGAAAACTTTTCGTTCGCGGCACAGCTCGAGGACGGCCTGCAGTACGCGTTCATCGTGTCGCTGAGTGCTTTCGCGATCTGGGATGGCGCAATGGATCTTTATGGCACCGCGACGCTGACCGGCATCCAGGTGCAGGCAGGGCAGTCGCTGGCCTTCAGTTCCGGCAGCCTGTACAGCGTGACCGCGGTACCCGAACCGCAAACGTGGGCCATGCTGATTGCGGGCTTGATGCTGTGCGCCGGTATTGCGAGGCGTCGCAATCCAGTCGGATGA
- a CDS encoding AEC family transporter: MTLGSNLLGLMVQVMLPLSLLVAAGGWWATRMGEGHDAGVLRAQLNRLVLYLFYPAILFAVAASTPISFELLTVPLLVGIGTLANGALLYVLLWKTRLGAGLHDTTRASLMLGGMFGNTFNVGAPVLEFFFGAGAMRYAIFNDMFMTMPVVWTLGVWIATRLGSHADGERPDVLRTVLMMPPIWAFALGLGAQYSGLAYPPLIEAARFIGQAAIPVIMFVLGMTIPWRRLVPRTEVLVAASVKLLVAPLLIWAIVLLWSDAPTEAQRASLVECATPTFMTSLLLAERFKIDAAASALLIGWSTLLFWLSLPLLMALGLFG, from the coding sequence GTGACGCTGGGCAGCAATCTGCTCGGGCTGATGGTGCAGGTCATGCTGCCGCTGTCGCTGCTGGTCGCGGCCGGCGGTTGGTGGGCGACACGCATGGGCGAAGGTCACGATGCAGGCGTGCTGCGCGCGCAGCTGAACCGGCTGGTCCTTTATCTGTTCTATCCGGCCATCCTGTTCGCGGTCGCCGCCAGCACGCCGATCAGCTTCGAACTGCTGACGGTGCCGCTGCTGGTCGGCATCGGTACGCTGGCCAATGGCGCGCTGCTCTATGTGTTGCTCTGGAAGACGCGGCTGGGCGCCGGACTTCACGACACGACGCGCGCCTCGCTGATGCTCGGCGGCATGTTCGGCAACACCTTCAACGTCGGTGCGCCGGTGCTGGAATTCTTCTTCGGCGCCGGCGCCATGCGCTACGCGATCTTCAACGACATGTTCATGACCATGCCTGTCGTATGGACGCTGGGCGTGTGGATCGCCACCCGGCTCGGCTCGCATGCGGACGGCGAGCGCCCGGACGTTCTGCGCACGGTGCTGATGATGCCGCCGATCTGGGCGTTTGCGCTCGGACTGGGCGCGCAGTACAGCGGACTTGCCTATCCGCCGCTGATCGAGGCGGCGCGCTTCATCGGCCAGGCGGCCATCCCGGTCATCATGTTCGTACTCGGCATGACCATTCCATGGCGCCGGCTGGTGCCGCGCACCGAAGTGCTGGTCGCCGCGTCGGTCAAGCTGCTGGTCGCACCGCTGCTGATCTGGGCCATCGTGCTGCTTTGGTCCGACGCTCCGACCGAAGCGCAGCGCGCCTCGCTGGTCGAATGCGCCACGCCGACCTTCATGACATCGCTGCTGCTGGCCGAGCGCTTCAAGATCGATGCTGCCGCCTCGGCGCTGCTGATCGGCTGGAGTACGCTGCTGTTCTGGCTGTCGCTGCCCTTACTGATGGCGCTCGGGCTGTTCGGCTGA
- a CDS encoding MFS transporter: protein MPPAEPNRLLVRLRWTAFLLLACSYVLVFFHRTAPAAIAGELTRDFAVGPASLGILAASYFWIYTVMQIPTGVLMDTLGPRRIVAFGGVIAGIGSIIFAQADSLYVAVVGRALVGLGVSFPFLALLKINAAWFPESRFATMSGLTQFIGNLGAAVAATPLALLVGVVSWRSVFVALGLLSMLLAVLTWLHVRDRPEDAGLPSLRELSGKPAHAPLADDWKAGLRRVAGNRSTWPGLFVNLGIAGSFFSFAGLWCVPWLMKVQGMDRALAAQHATLMLVAFAFGALFIGRLSDRLRRRKSVMLAVGTVYLLCWQPLTQGMPLTPLASHALFALLGMSAAAFTLSWASAKEVNPPALSGMATSVVNVGCFLGAAIQQPLVGWVIEREIGGPGEPTAAAMASGMSVFVVAALIGLAGAALVTETRGRNLTEVQV, encoded by the coding sequence ATGCCTCCTGCAGAACCGAATCGCCTGCTGGTCCGCCTGCGCTGGACCGCCTTCCTGCTGCTCGCCTGTTCGTATGTGCTGGTGTTCTTCCACCGCACCGCGCCGGCCGCGATTGCCGGCGAGCTGACACGCGACTTTGCGGTCGGCCCGGCATCGCTGGGCATCCTCGCGGCCAGCTACTTCTGGATCTACACGGTGATGCAGATCCCGACCGGCGTGCTGATGGACACCCTGGGGCCACGGCGCATCGTGGCCTTCGGCGGCGTCATCGCCGGCATCGGCTCGATCATCTTCGCCCAGGCGGATTCGCTGTACGTCGCGGTGGTCGGTCGGGCACTCGTCGGCCTGGGCGTGTCCTTCCCCTTTCTCGCGCTGCTCAAGATCAACGCTGCCTGGTTTCCGGAAAGCCGCTTCGCCACGATGAGCGGGCTGACCCAGTTCATCGGCAACCTCGGCGCGGCTGTCGCTGCGACGCCGCTGGCCTTGCTGGTCGGCGTGGTGTCGTGGCGTTCGGTATTCGTGGCGCTCGGCCTGCTGTCGATGCTGCTGGCCGTGCTGACCTGGCTGCACGTGCGTGACCGGCCGGAAGACGCCGGCCTGCCGTCGCTGCGCGAACTGTCCGGCAAGCCCGCTCATGCGCCGCTGGCCGACGACTGGAAGGCCGGACTGCGGCGCGTCGCCGGCAACCGCTCGACCTGGCCCGGGCTGTTCGTCAATCTGGGCATCGCCGGCAGCTTCTTTTCGTTCGCCGGCCTGTGGTGCGTGCCCTGGCTGATGAAGGTTCAGGGCATGGATCGCGCGCTGGCGGCGCAGCACGCCACCCTGATGCTGGTCGCCTTCGCCTTCGGCGCATTGTTCATCGGACGGTTGTCCGACCGGCTGCGCCGGCGCAAGAGCGTCATGCTGGCGGTCGGCACGGTGTATCTGCTGTGCTGGCAGCCACTCACCCAGGGCATGCCGCTGACACCGCTGGCCAGCCATGCGCTGTTCGCGCTGCTCGGCATGTCGGCCGCCGCCTTCACATTGAGCTGGGCCAGCGCGAAAGAGGTGAATCCGCCGGCGCTGTCGGGCATGGCCACCAGTGTGGTCAATGTCGGTTGCTTTCTGGGCGCCGCCATTCAGCAGCCGCTGGTCGGCTGGGTGATCGAACGCGAGATCGGCGGGCCGGGCGAGCCGACCGCTGCCGCCATGGCGTCCGGCATGTCGGTATTCGTCGTCGCTGCGCTGATCGGGCTGGCCGGTGCGGCCCTGGTGACCGAAACGCGCGGCCGCAATCTGACCGAGGTGCAGGTGTGA
- a CDS encoding TRAP transporter large permease, which yields MRKELRFGFGLMAIIITATAILMPAPSEWTSGHLGLLMLALVVVAIMLGFPTAFTLMGMGVIFAWLAYRSQNPGIATQQTLDLMVQRAFSVMTNDVLISIPLFVFMGYLVERANLIEKLFKSLHLAMSRLPGSLAIATLVTCAIFATATGIVGAVVTLMGLLALPAMLRAGYDVRLSAGVITAGGCLGILIPPSVMLIVYGATAGVSVVKLYAGAFFPGLMLAGLYIVYVIIMAKLRPDWAPPLPEAERHVPLPALAAQVARQYGSRALPSLLAALKGPRNADVPMGNLLGQLGLALLPLIAVTVSLFAIHGSMTAVKVIDEVPAGLESFESSYSSSSLAEPDSDGGLAEPPAEGGLGEPPLESGLSEPPEAGVSEPPQEAGLAEPPGAAPMAAEAPAPSLAEPGAETPAANDAVAAPTAPSSFWIACAICAVLLIAFYAILSFERLEIFKMLLSSFFPLAVLILAVLGSIVFGLATPTEAAAIGAFGGALLAAAYGQLNFGVVKESVFLTAKTSAMVCWLFVGSAIFSAAFALLGGQELVENFVLSMDLTPIQFMILAQCIIFILGWPLEWTEIIVIFMPIFVPLLAHFNIDPLFFGLLVAINLQTAFLSPPVAMSAFYLKGVAPSHVTLNQIFAGMLPFMGIQVIMLILLYMFPGIGLWLPNYLYN from the coding sequence ATGAGGAAGGAACTGCGTTTCGGCTTCGGCCTGATGGCGATCATCATCACCGCCACGGCCATCCTGATGCCCGCGCCGTCGGAATGGACCAGCGGACACCTGGGCCTGCTGATGCTGGCACTGGTCGTCGTGGCCATCATGCTGGGCTTTCCGACCGCCTTCACGCTGATGGGCATGGGCGTCATTTTCGCCTGGCTGGCCTACCGCTCGCAGAATCCGGGCATCGCGACCCAGCAGACGCTGGACCTGATGGTGCAGCGCGCGTTTTCGGTCATGACCAACGACGTGCTGATTTCGATCCCGCTGTTCGTGTTCATGGGCTATCTGGTCGAGCGCGCCAACCTGATCGAAAAGCTGTTCAAGAGCCTGCATCTCGCGATGTCGCGCCTGCCCGGCTCGCTGGCCATCGCCACGCTGGTGACCTGCGCCATCTTCGCGACCGCCACCGGCATCGTCGGTGCGGTGGTCACGCTGATGGGCCTGCTGGCGCTGCCGGCCATGCTGCGCGCCGGTTACGACGTACGGCTATCGGCCGGCGTCATCACGGCCGGTGGCTGCCTGGGCATCCTGATTCCGCCGTCGGTCATGCTGATCGTCTATGGCGCGACGGCCGGCGTGTCGGTGGTCAAGCTGTACGCCGGCGCCTTCTTCCCCGGCCTGATGCTTGCCGGCCTTTACATCGTGTATGTGATCATCATGGCCAAGCTGCGCCCGGACTGGGCGCCGCCGTTGCCCGAGGCCGAACGCCACGTTCCGCTGCCGGCACTCGCTGCGCAGGTGGCGCGCCAGTACGGCTCGCGTGCCCTGCCCTCGCTGCTGGCTGCGTTGAAAGGCCCGCGCAACGCCGATGTGCCGATGGGCAATCTGCTCGGCCAGCTCGGACTCGCGCTGCTGCCGCTGATCGCGGTGACGGTATCGCTGTTCGCCATCCACGGCTCGATGACGGCGGTGAAGGTGATCGACGAAGTGCCGGCCGGTCTTGAATCGTTCGAAAGCAGCTATTCATCGTCATCACTGGCCGAACCGGACAGCGATGGCGGGCTGGCAGAGCCGCCGGCCGAAGGCGGACTGGGCGAACCACCGCTCGAATCGGGACTGTCCGAGCCGCCTGAGGCGGGCGTATCCGAGCCACCGCAGGAAGCAGGTCTCGCGGAACCGCCCGGAGCGGCGCCCATGGCCGCAGAAGCGCCGGCTCCGTCACTGGCCGAACCGGGTGCCGAAACGCCTGCCGCGAACGACGCCGTCGCCGCACCGACCGCCCCATCGAGCTTCTGGATTGCCTGCGCCATCTGCGCCGTGCTGCTGATTGCGTTCTACGCCATCCTCAGTTTCGAGCGGCTGGAAATCTTCAAGATGCTGCTGTCGTCCTTCTTTCCGCTGGCCGTGCTCATCCTGGCGGTGCTCGGCTCCATCGTGTTCGGACTGGCGACACCGACCGAGGCGGCGGCGATCGGCGCCTTCGGCGGCGCGCTGCTGGCGGCGGCCTACGGCCAGCTGAATTTCGGGGTCGTCAAGGAGTCGGTCTTCCTGACCGCCAAGACCTCGGCCATGGTGTGCTGGCTGTTCGTCGGCAGCGCGATCTTCTCGGCCGCGTTTGCGCTGCTGGGCGGACAGGAGCTGGTGGAGAATTTCGTGCTGTCGATGGATCTGACACCGATCCAGTTCATGATCCTCGCGCAGTGCATCATCTTCATCCTCGGCTGGCCGCTCGAATGGACCGAAATCATCGTCATCTTCATGCCGATCTTCGTGCCGCTGCTGGCGCACTTCAACATTGATCCGCTGTTCTTCGGCCTGCTGGTGGCGATCAACCTCCAGACCGCCTTCCTGTCGCCACCGGTGGCGATGTCGGCCTTCTACCTGAAGGGCGTCGCGCCGTCGCACGTGACACTGAACCAGATCTTCGCCGGCATGCTGCCCTTCATGGGCATCCAGGTGATCATGCTGATCCTGCTCTACATGTTCCCCGGCATCGGCTTGTGGCTGCCGAACTATCTGTACAACTGA